The stretch of DNA AGCGAGCCCATCACCTGGATCAGGCCGGCCCTGCCGTCCTTGTGCACCACGTAGGTGCCGTCCAGCACCCCGCCGTCCGGGTCGATCGAGCGCAGGTCGTCCAGCTGCTTCAGCTCGCCCGTGCCGGCCGGCACCAGCTGCTGCACGGTGACCCCCGGGTCCGGCTTCACCCGGCTCGGGGTGGGCAGCGTGCGGTCCGGCTTGGGGCTCTCGCCGGTGACGCTCCCGGTGGCCGGCCCGGCGGGGCCCGCGGTGGGCGTCAGGGTGACGGCGAGCACCGCGGCCACGGCGGCCACGGCCGCCCCGGCCAGCGCCAGGCGCCGGCGCCCGCGGCGGATGCGGGCCGCCCCGGCGAACGCCTCCTCGATGCCCAGCCGCGGCTCGCCGGCGCCCTCCGCCGCCCGGCCCAGCAGGGCGTGGACCTCGGCGGCCTCCAGCATGTCCTCGGTGCCGCTCATGCCCACTCCCCCTGGAACTCGTGCGAGTCGCGGGGCAGTACCTTGCGCAGCGTCGCGATCCCGCGCGCCGCGTGGCTGCGCACCGTGCTCTCGGGCATCTTGAGCAGATCGGCGGTGGTCGCCACGCTCAGGTCCTCCCAGTACCGCAGCACCAGCACCGCGCGCTGCTTCACCGGCAGCGCGGCCAGTGCGGCGCGCACGGCGAAGCCGACCACCGCGTCGTGCTCGGCCGCCACCACCTCGGGCACCTCGGCGAAGGCCTGCTCGCGGCGCCAGAACCGCCGCCGCGAGGAGATGAACGTGTTCACCATCGTCCGCCGCGCGTAGGCGTCGACGTTGTCCAGCCCCTTCAGCCGCCGCCAGCCCAGGATCACCTTCACCAGCGTGGCCTGCACCAGGTCCTCCGCCTCGTGCCGGTCCCCGCACAGCAGGTACGCACTCCGGTACAGCGCCTGCTGCCGGGCCGCCACGAAGGCCTGGATCTCTCCCTCGTCCCGCTCCATCCCTCCCCCATCGTTCCGGGCCACCCGACGGCCGGCCTCGCCCCTACAGTGCGCCGGGCCCCGGGCCGCGTTGCAGCTCCCGGTCAGGACGTGCGGATCGCCTCGGCGGCGGTGCCCGGCGCCCCGGCCGCGGGGCCGGGGGTGACCGGGCGGCGCAGCGCCCAGAGCATGGCCAGGGCGGTGGCGGCCGGGCCGGCCGCGAAGGCCAGGCAGACGCGGGTGGCGATGGGGCCGGGGGCGAGCGTGACGGCGGCCAGGACGGCGCTGCCGAGCACCCAGCTGAGGAGCTGGGCGCGGTGGCGGTGGCGGACGATCAGCGCCTGGCCGAGGACCATGCCGAGCAGGTAGCCGAAGGTGCCCAGGACGAGCCAGAGGAAGTCGAGGCGGGTGAGCACGCGGGGGGCGGCGAAGAGCAGGTGGATCAGCCAGGGGCCGAGCACCACGGCCGGCAGGCCGATCAGGGCGGAGAGGGCCGCCACGGCCAGGCAGGCCTTGCGGAGCATCCGGCGGAAGGCCTCGTGCCGGCCCTCCGCCGCCGCGCCGGCCAGGCCGGAGAGCAGTGAGGCCTGCAGGGCGCCGAAGACGAAGATCGGCACCCGGGCCAGCACCAGCGCGCTGAGCAGCGCCGCGACCAGGTCGACCTGGCTGGGTTCGAGCAGCTGGATGGAGAGCACGGCCGCGCTGACCATCCACTGCGCGAGCAGCGTGGAGCAGATCAACAGGCCGAGCCCGCCGACCAGTTCGGGCCAGGCGATGGGTGGCCCCGGCCGCCCGGCGGCGCGCAGCGCGGCGGGCAGGGTGGCGGCCAGCGAGACCAGCGGGGCGAGGGTGAGGATCAGGCTGAAGGCGAGCGCGGAGTGCAGGCCGGCCAGCGAGCAGCCGAAGGCCAGCACGATCCGCAGCACCCCGTCCACGGCCAGCTGGGTGCCGTAGGCGGTGAACAGGCCGAGCCCGGCCAGCAGGCCCCGGCTGAGGTAGCAGAAGGCCATCGTGACGAAGGCCCCGGCCAGCGCGGCGACCAGCTGGCGGTCGCCGTGGAAGAGCAGCCGGGCCAGGGGCCCGGCGAAGACCGCGAGCAGGCCCACCACCACGGCCAGGATGCCGCCGGTGAGCAGCAGGGCCCGCCGCAGCACCGGCGCCGAGCCCTCGCCCCGCACGGTGCGGGCGGCGACGATCCGGGTGAGCTCCTGCTCGATCGGGAAGAACAGGCCGATGCCCACCGACATCACGATGGTCCAGAGCACCGAGACCCCGGCCATGGCCTGGGTGGTCAGGCTGTGCCCGGCCACCGCCAGGTGGAGGTACGAGGCGGCGCCGAGCACCACGGTGCCCCCGGCGACCATCTGGGTGCCGGGGGGCAGGGCGGCGGCGAGCCGGGTTATCGGCTTCATAGGTCGGTCCAAGGTCTAGGGCGGACAGGCCCTAACGGGCGGCGTGGCGGAGCATCGCGGAGACGCCGGGGCGGCCCGCGTGCCGGGCGGCGCCGGGGAGCAGGGTGAGGGCGTGCAGGCGGGAGGAGAGGTGGAGCCGGGCCACTTTGGCGGCCTGGGGCCAGCCGAAGGCCTCCAGTCGGTCGGCCGTCTCCAGGAAGAAGCGCTTGGCCTCCTCGAAGCGGTGGCCGGTGTAGGCCTTGGCGGAGGACTCGCTCTCGGCGTGCCGGCGGTAGCTGAAGCAGACCTCGGGGGTGGTGGCCAGGGTCTCCCCCGCGACCAGCAGGTCGATCACCAGGGCGAGGTCCTGGATGACGCCGAGGTCGGCCCGGAAGCCGTACCGGCGGACGGCGTCGAGGCGCCAGCAGATCGAGGGGAAGTAGAGCCAGTTGCCGCGCAGCAGGCTCACCGCGAGCTCCTCGCCACCGAGCAGCGCCCGGCCGGGGCCCTTGGGGGCGTAGAGCTTGCGCTTGGTGCGGTCGGCGAGGGTGTCGTACGGGAGGCCGTCGCTGCCGATCACCTCGACGCCGGGCTGGATCATCGCGGCCTCGGGCTCGCGGTCGGCGGTGGCCCGCACCACGTCCAGGTAGGACGGGCGCATCAGGTCGTCGCAGCCCATCAGCACCACGTACTCGGCCTCGGCCAGCTCCAGGCAGCGGTTGAAGTTGCCGGTGACGCCGAGGTTGCGCTCGTTGCGGAAGTACCGGACCCGGGGGTCGGCCAGCGCCTCGAACCACTCGGGCACGCCCGGCTCGCGGCCGTCGTCCACGACGGTCAGCCGCCAGTCCGCCCCGTTCTGGGCGAGCACGCTGCGCACGGCGGCCTGCATCTGGGCGAAGTCGCCGTAGTACGGCATGGTGATCTCGAAGCGGTGCATCTGCTCAGACCTCGGCCTCGGCCGCGTACTCGGCCGCGTAGCGGGCCGGGCGGGCGGCGAAGGCGGTGTAGTACGAGGAGCCGGGGGCGAGCTCGCGCAGGTCGCGGGGGATCCGGCGGATCATCGCGAGCAGCAGCACCAGCCCGGCGCGGACCAGGTAGATGGTGGCCTTGACCGGCGAGGCGCTGGGCCGGCCGGTGGTGCGGGCGCGCATGGCGACCGGCACCTGGCGGACGGTGAACCCGCAGCGGGCGGCGCCGACCAGGCTCTCCACGGTGTCGCCGAGGTACTCGACGGGGTACCAGCGGGCGAAGAACTCGATCAGCGGCCGGTTGCAGGCCCGGAAGCCGGAGGTGGTGTCGGTGAGCTTGGCGCCGGTGATCCGGGAGAGCACGGCGGAGAGCAGCCGCATCGCCCAGCGGCGCGGGCCGCGGGCCTGGTACTCGCCCTCGCCGGCGAACCGGGCGCCGATCACCAGGTCGGCCTCGGTGAGCTTCTCGAGCAGGGCGGGCACGTAGGAGGGGTCGTGCTGGCCGTCGGCGTCCACCTGGATGGCCACGTCGTAGCCGTGCAGCTGGGCGTAGCGGTAGCCCAGCCGCATCGCGCCGCCGACGCCGAGGTTGTACGGCAGCCGGGCCACGGCGGAGCCGGCCGCGGCCGCCACCTCGGCGGTGCGGTCGGTGGAGCCGTCGTCGACCACCAGGGTGTCCACGTACGGGAGCTGGCGCTTGATCTCGCCGAGCACGCCGGGCAGGCCGTCGGCCTCGTTCCAGGCCGGGAGGATGATCAGGATGCGGCGGGCGCCGGTCATGAGCTGTGCTCCGGGGTGGAGTCGGCCGAGCTGCGCTGCCGGCCGCCGTCCAGCGGCATGCCCTGCTCGGCGAGGTGGGCGCGGATCAGGGCGACGTCCTCGGCCAGCGTCCTGGTCTCGGCCTCCAGCCGGCTGGCCTCCCAGCTCAGGTGCAGGCTGACCAGCAGCACCAGGACGAAGCCGGCGAAGAGCACCAGGCTGACCCCGGAGGCGACGCCCAGGCGGCGGGCGGTGGAGTCCAGCAGGTGCGGGACGAACCCGAGCGGGGCGATCACCAGCCCTATGCTCAGCCAGATCGCCGCGTACTTCTCCCGCAGCTGCTGCCTGCGCAGCAGCTCCAGGAT from Kitasatospora sp. MMS16-BH015 encodes:
- a CDS encoding SigE family RNA polymerase sigma factor, which encodes MERDEGEIQAFVAARQQALYRSAYLLCGDRHEAEDLVQATLVKVILGWRRLKGLDNVDAYARRTMVNTFISSRRRFWRREQAFAEVPEVVAAEHDAVVGFAVRAALAALPVKQRAVLVLRYWEDLSVATTADLLKMPESTVRSHAARGIATLRKVLPRDSHEFQGEWA
- a CDS encoding lipopolysaccharide biosynthesis protein, whose amino-acid sequence is MKPITRLAAALPPGTQMVAGGTVVLGAASYLHLAVAGHSLTTQAMAGVSVLWTIVMSVGIGLFFPIEQELTRIVAARTVRGEGSAPVLRRALLLTGGILAVVVGLLAVFAGPLARLLFHGDRQLVAALAGAFVTMAFCYLSRGLLAGLGLFTAYGTQLAVDGVLRIVLAFGCSLAGLHSALAFSLILTLAPLVSLAATLPAALRAAGRPGPPIAWPELVGGLGLLICSTLLAQWMVSAAVLSIQLLEPSQVDLVAALLSALVLARVPIFVFGALQASLLSGLAGAAAEGRHEAFRRMLRKACLAVAALSALIGLPAVVLGPWLIHLLFAAPRVLTRLDFLWLVLGTFGYLLGMVLGQALIVRHRHRAQLLSWVLGSAVLAAVTLAPGPIATRVCLAFAAGPAATALAMLWALRRPVTPGPAAGAPGTAAEAIRTS
- a CDS encoding glycosyltransferase, yielding MHRFEITMPYYGDFAQMQAAVRSVLAQNGADWRLTVVDDGREPGVPEWFEALADPRVRYFRNERNLGVTGNFNRCLELAEAEYVVLMGCDDLMRPSYLDVVRATADREPEAAMIQPGVEVIGSDGLPYDTLADRTKRKLYAPKGPGRALLGGEELAVSLLRGNWLYFPSICWRLDAVRRYGFRADLGVIQDLALVIDLLVAGETLATTPEVCFSYRRHAESESSAKAYTGHRFEEAKRFFLETADRLEAFGWPQAAKVARLHLSSRLHALTLLPGAARHAGRPGVSAMLRHAAR
- a CDS encoding glycosyltransferase family 2 protein translates to MTGARRILIILPAWNEADGLPGVLGEIKRQLPYVDTLVVDDGSTDRTAEVAAAAGSAVARLPYNLGVGGAMRLGYRYAQLHGYDVAIQVDADGQHDPSYVPALLEKLTEADLVIGARFAGEGEYQARGPRRWAMRLLSAVLSRITGAKLTDTTSGFRACNRPLIEFFARWYPVEYLGDTVESLVGAARCGFTVRQVPVAMRARTTGRPSASPVKATIYLVRAGLVLLLAMIRRIPRDLRELAPGSSYYTAFAARPARYAAEYAAEAEV
- a CDS encoding DUF2304 domain-containing protein encodes the protein MQLSFLTSITGIVVLAYILELLRRQQLREKYAAIWLSIGLVIAPLGFVPHLLDSTARRLGVASGVSLVLFAGFVLVLLVSLHLSWEASRLEAETRTLAEDVALIRAHLAEQGMPLDGGRQRSSADSTPEHSS